From Streptomyces sp. TLI_105, the proteins below share one genomic window:
- the dnaJ gene encoding molecular chaperone DnaJ → MSTKDFVEKDYYKVLGVPKDATEAEIKKAYRKLARENHPDANKGDASAETRFKEISEANDVLGDPKKRKEYDDARALFGNGGFRAGGPGAGGSFNFDLGDLFGGAQGGAGGFGGGGLGDVFGGLFNRGGGTGRTHPRRGQDIESEVTLSFTEAIEGATVPLRMSSQQPCTACSGTGDKNGTPRVCPTCVGTGQVSRGSGGGFSLTDPCVDCKGRGLIAENPCEVCKGSGRAKSSRTMQVRIPAGVSDNQKIRLRGKGAPGERGGQNGDLYVVVHVDDHPVFGRKDDNLTVTVPVSFSEAALGGEIKVPTLGGPAVTLKLPAGTPNGRTMRARGKGAVRKDGTRGDLLVTVEVAVPKELDDKAREALETFREATASEDPRAELFQAAKGA, encoded by the coding sequence ATGAGCACGAAGGACTTCGTCGAGAAGGACTACTACAAGGTTCTCGGCGTCCCCAAGGACGCCACCGAGGCCGAGATCAAGAAGGCGTACCGGAAGCTCGCCCGCGAGAACCATCCGGACGCCAACAAGGGTGACGCGAGCGCCGAGACGCGCTTCAAGGAGATCTCCGAGGCGAACGACGTCCTCGGCGACCCCAAGAAGCGCAAGGAGTACGACGACGCCCGCGCCCTCTTCGGGAACGGCGGTTTCAGAGCCGGCGGACCGGGCGCCGGAGGTTCGTTCAACTTCGACCTGGGCGACCTCTTCGGGGGCGCCCAGGGCGGGGCGGGCGGCTTCGGCGGCGGCGGGCTCGGCGACGTCTTCGGAGGGCTGTTCAACCGCGGCGGGGGCACCGGCCGCACCCATCCCCGGCGCGGCCAGGACATCGAGTCCGAGGTGACGCTCAGCTTCACCGAGGCCATCGAGGGCGCGACCGTGCCGCTGCGGATGTCCAGCCAGCAGCCGTGCACCGCGTGTTCGGGCACCGGCGACAAGAACGGCACGCCCCGGGTGTGCCCGACCTGCGTCGGCACCGGGCAGGTCTCGCGCGGCAGCGGCGGCGGCTTCTCGCTCACCGACCCGTGCGTGGACTGCAAGGGCCGCGGCCTCATCGCCGAGAACCCCTGCGAGGTCTGCAAGGGCAGCGGGCGGGCCAAGTCCTCCCGCACCATGCAGGTCCGCATCCCGGCGGGTGTCAGCGACAACCAGAAGATCCGTCTGCGCGGCAAGGGCGCGCCGGGCGAGCGCGGCGGGCAGAACGGCGACCTGTACGTCGTCGTGCACGTCGACGACCACCCGGTCTTCGGCCGCAAGGACGACAACCTCACCGTCACGGTGCCGGTCTCCTTCTCGGAGGCGGCGCTCGGCGGCGAGATCAAGGTGCCGACCCTCGGCGGTCCCGCGGTCACCCTCAAGCTGCCCGCGGGCACCCCGAACGGCCGGACCATGCGCGCCCGGGGCAAGGGCGCGGTCCGCAAGGACGGCACGCGCGGCGACCTCCTGGTGACGGTCGAGGTGGCGGTGCCGAAGGAGCTGGACGACAAGGCACGAGAGGCCCTGGAGACCTTCCGCGAGGCGACCGCCTCCGAGGATCCGCGGGCCGAGCTGTTCCAGGCCGCGAAGGGAGCGTGA
- a CDS encoding heat shock protein transcriptional repressor HspR, producing MEGRRRQPGFSNRAFELTDESPVYVISVAAQLSGLHPQTLRQYDRLGLVSPDRTAGRGRRYSARDIELLRQVQQLSQDEGINLAGIKRIIELENQVAALQARVSELSAAVEGAAATLRQREAQVHASYRRDLVPYTDVQQASALVVWRPKRGE from the coding sequence GTGGAAGGGCGCCGACGGCAGCCAGGTTTTAGCAACAGGGCGTTCGAACTGACCGACGAGTCGCCGGTGTACGTCATCTCGGTGGCGGCCCAGCTCTCCGGGCTGCACCCGCAGACCCTGCGGCAGTACGACCGCCTGGGCCTGGTCTCCCCGGACCGCACGGCCGGGCGGGGCCGCCGCTACTCGGCCCGTGACATCGAGCTGCTCCGTCAGGTGCAGCAGCTGTCGCAGGACGAGGGCATCAACCTGGCCGGGATCAAGCGGATCATCGAACTGGAGAACCAGGTCGCGGCGCTCCAGGCCCGGGTGTCCGAGCTGTCGGCGGCGGTCGAGGGCGCGGCGGCGACGCTGCGCCAGCGCGAGGCCCAGGTGCACGCCTCGTACCGCCGGGACCTGGTGCCGTACACCGACGTGCAGCAGGCGAGCGCCCTCGTGGTGTGGCGCCCGAAGCGGGGCGAGTAG
- a CDS encoding (2Fe-2S)-binding protein has protein sequence MNVPDDPRFRREMASAYRSGWHFVDLATAIPHRGDSLKVTLFGEPIVVAREQDEDVRAYRCLRRPRGAPQPIRCAIRYGMIFVNLDQRDHQLIEAEAITATPRSA, from the coding sequence ATGAATGTTCCCGATGACCCCAGGTTCCGCCGGGAGATGGCCTCGGCCTATCGCTCCGGCTGGCACTTCGTCGATCTCGCCACGGCAATCCCCCACCGTGGCGACTCGCTGAAGGTCACCCTCTTCGGAGAGCCGATCGTCGTCGCCCGCGAGCAGGACGAAGACGTCCGCGCGTACCGCTGTCTGCGCCGTCCCCGCGGCGCTCCGCAGCCCATCCGCTGTGCCATCCGGTACGGCATGATCTTCGTCAACCTCGATCAGCGGGACCACCAGCTGATCGAAGCAGAGGCCATCACCGCCACCCCCCGCAGTGCCTGA
- a CDS encoding pyridoxamine 5'-phosphate oxidase family protein — MATDPRNPSDSYLSFWREYHMCTLTTPRPDGTPHVVAVGVTYDPEGGYARVITNKNSRKVANVLAAGADGARVAVCQVDKGRWATLEGVARIRTEAETVADAVARYAERYGRTPAPNPDRVVIEIALTRAMGRA, encoded by the coding sequence ATGGCCACAGACCCCAGGAACCCCTCCGACTCGTACCTGAGCTTCTGGCGCGAGTACCACATGTGCACCCTGACCACCCCGCGCCCGGACGGCACGCCGCACGTCGTCGCGGTCGGCGTCACGTACGACCCCGAGGGCGGGTACGCGCGCGTGATCACCAACAAGAACAGCCGGAAGGTCGCCAACGTCCTGGCGGCGGGCGCGGACGGGGCGCGGGTCGCGGTCTGCCAGGTCGACAAGGGGCGCTGGGCCACCCTGGAGGGCGTCGCCCGCATCCGTACGGAGGCCGAGACGGTCGCGGACGCCGTCGCCCGCTACGCCGAGCGCTACGGCCGCACGCCGGCCCCGAACCCGGACCGGGTCGTCATCGAGATCGCCCTCACCCGGGCGATGGGCCGCGCCTGA